A window of the Bacteroides thetaiotaomicron VPI-5482 genome harbors these coding sequences:
- a CDS encoding diaminopimelate dehydrogenase has product MKKVRAAIVGYGNIGHYVLEALQAAPDFEIAGVVRRAGAENKPEELANYAVVKDIKELEGVEVAILCTPTRSVEKYAKEYLAMGINTVDSFDIHTGIVDLRRTLDATAKEHKAVSIISAGWDPGSDSIVRTMLEAIAPKGITYTNFGPGMSMGHTVAVKAIDGVKAALSMTIPTGTGIHRRMVYIELKDGYKFEEVAAAIKADPYFVNDETHVKLVPSVDALLDMGHGVNLTRKGVSGKTQNQLFEFNMRINNPALTAQVLVCVARASMKQQPGCYTMVEVPVIDLLPGDREEWIGHLV; this is encoded by the coding sequence TGTACTTGAAGCGCTACAGGCAGCGCCTGATTTCGAAATAGCCGGAGTAGTTCGTCGTGCAGGAGCAGAGAACAAGCCGGAAGAGTTGGCAAACTATGCAGTAGTCAAAGATATCAAAGAGCTGGAAGGAGTGGAAGTGGCCATCCTCTGCACACCGACCCGCAGCGTTGAGAAATACGCGAAAGAATATTTGGCAATGGGAATCAACACGGTGGACAGCTTCGACATCCACACAGGCATCGTTGACCTGCGCCGCACGCTGGATGCCACCGCCAAAGAGCACAAAGCCGTATCCATCATCTCCGCAGGATGGGATCCGGGAAGCGACTCGATCGTACGCACCATGCTCGAAGCAATCGCTCCGAAAGGCATCACTTACACCAACTTCGGTCCCGGCATGAGTATGGGACACACCGTAGCCGTAAAAGCGATCGACGGAGTGAAAGCCGCCCTCTCCATGACGATCCCTACTGGAACGGGAATCCACCGCCGCATGGTATATATCGAACTGAAAGACGGATACAAGTTTGAAGAAGTAGCCGCAGCCATCAAGGCAGACCCTTACTTCGTGAACGACGAGACACATGTAAAACTTGTGCCCAGCGTAGACGCACTGCTCGATATGGGACACGGTGTAAATCTGACTCGCAAGGGAGTTTCCGGTAAAACGCAGAATCAGCTGTTCGAGTTCAATATGCGCATCAACAATCCGGCACTGACCGCACAGGTACTTGTGTGCGTGGCACGCGCTTCCATGAAGCAGCAACCGGGGTGCTACACCATGGTAGAAGTCCCCGTCATCGACCTCCTTCCGGGCGACCGCGAAGAGTGGATCGGACACCTGGTATAA
- a CDS encoding IS1182-like element ISBthe2 family transposase, producing MAKLHFRPYIPNQTVLFPGRIDENIAANDPVRIVHTVVDNLNLDNFKKLYKATGRCPYHPKMMLKVIIYAYMNNIYSCRKIEKLLLRDIHYIWLSGNEHPDFITINRFRNRVKEEINTVFTQLVLVLADKGFISLDVEYIDGTKIESKANKYTFVWRKTVEKNRTKLMDKIRILLKQVDEVIAQENSMKDTPVEFTPAMLSDIVNELKEVLEHQPVTKDKEQKKVIREKKKQVRELEEYRDKLIEYDNHLDTLGERNSYSKTDPDATFMRMKEDAMRNGQTKPGYNLQIGTENQFLIDFRLFPNPTDTLTLIPFFHSFEQRYNRLPTVGVADSGYGSEENYRFMQDNGIEAFVKYNYFHKEQRPRYTPNPFHAESLHYNAGEDYYVCPMGQHMNRIGTRRDKTASGYITESARYKAQRCEGCPLCGSCFKARGNRMIEVNHRLNQYKRQARERLLSEEGIRHRGRRCIEPEAVFGQMKHNMAYKRFRHVGEDKVTMDFAFFAIAFNIKKMCTKLLKAGKRRSAHTIFIFIRPRVTQNTTNIKPYYLITEKIVA from the coding sequence ATGGCAAAGTTACATTTTCGTCCTTACATTCCCAACCAAACAGTTCTTTTTCCCGGAAGAATTGATGAAAACATAGCAGCGAACGATCCGGTTCGCATAGTTCATACTGTTGTTGATAATCTCAATCTTGACAATTTCAAGAAGCTTTATAAAGCAACCGGTCGTTGTCCTTATCATCCTAAAATGATGCTTAAGGTGATTATTTACGCCTACATGAACAATATCTATTCGTGCCGCAAAATAGAGAAGCTTCTCCTACGTGATATTCATTATATCTGGCTTTCCGGTAATGAACATCCGGATTTTATTACCATCAACCGTTTTCGAAACCGTGTAAAAGAGGAAATAAATACTGTATTCACGCAGTTGGTTCTTGTCCTTGCCGACAAAGGTTTCATCAGCCTTGACGTAGAGTATATTGACGGTACCAAGATTGAGTCGAAAGCCAACAAATATACTTTTGTCTGGCGCAAGACAGTCGAAAAGAACCGTACAAAGCTGATGGATAAGATCCGCATTCTCCTGAAGCAGGTGGATGAAGTCATAGCCCAAGAGAACTCCATGAAAGATACACCCGTAGAGTTCACTCCCGCCATGCTCTCAGATATAGTGAATGAACTTAAAGAGGTGCTGGAACACCAGCCTGTAACAAAGGACAAGGAACAAAAGAAGGTCATCCGGGAAAAGAAGAAACAGGTCCGGGAACTTGAGGAGTACCGTGACAAGTTGATAGAATACGACAACCATCTTGATACTCTTGGAGAACGCAACTCCTACTCCAAGACCGATCCTGATGCCACCTTCATGCGCATGAAAGAAGACGCCATGAGAAACGGACAGACCAAACCCGGATATAATCTGCAAATAGGTACCGAGAACCAATTCCTCATAGACTTCCGACTGTTTCCCAACCCAACCGATACACTGACCCTCATACCTTTCTTCCACTCCTTTGAGCAACGCTATAACCGCTTACCAACTGTCGGTGTGGCAGACTCCGGTTACGGCTCGGAAGAAAATTATCGGTTCATGCAAGATAATGGGATAGAAGCCTTTGTCAAGTACAACTACTTCCATAAAGAACAGCGTCCCCGTTATACCCCCAATCCATTCCATGCGGAGAGTCTCCATTACAATGCGGGGGAGGATTATTACGTTTGTCCTATGGGGCAGCACATGAACCGTATAGGAACCAGACGTGACAAAACAGCAAGCGGATACATCACCGAAAGTGCCCGGTATAAAGCACAAAGATGTGAAGGGTGTCCTTTGTGTGGCAGTTGCTTTAAAGCTAGGGGGAACCGTATGATAGAAGTCAACCACCGGTTAAACCAATACAAACGGCAGGCACGGGAAAGGTTACTCTCGGAAGAAGGCATCAGGCATAGGGGAAGGCGATGTATAGAACCGGAAGCAGTTTTTGGACAAATGAAACACAACATGGCATACAAAAGGTTCCGGCATGTGGGAGAAGACAAGGTTACAATGGACTTTGCCTTCTTTGCTATAGCTTTTAATATCAAAAAGATGTGTACAAAACTACTAAAAGCAGGAAAGAGAAGGAGTGCACACACTATATTTATCTTTATCAGACCACGTGTGACTCAAAATACGACGAATATTAAGCCTTATTACCTAATTACTGAAAAAATAGTCGCATAG
- a CDS encoding PAQR family membrane homeostasis protein TrhA, with the protein MENKRYNNVEEWANTLSHGAGILLGVIAGYFLLAKAAAGAEPKWAVACVTVYLFGMLSSYVSSTWYHGSRPGKLKELLRKFDHGAIYLHIAGTYTPFTLLVMRHAGGWGWGIFSFVWLSAIVGFILSFKKLKEHSNLETACYIAMGACILVAMKPLMDHLAEMGAGPAFWWLIGGGVSYIIGAVFYSLRKPYMHATFHLFCLGGSIGHIIAIWLIL; encoded by the coding sequence TTGGAAAATAAAAGATACAATAACGTCGAAGAATGGGCAAACACGCTCAGTCACGGAGCAGGTATACTGCTTGGAGTCATAGCCGGCTATTTCCTGCTCGCGAAAGCGGCGGCGGGTGCCGAACCGAAGTGGGCGGTAGCTTGTGTAACCGTCTACCTGTTTGGCATGCTGTCTTCTTATGTCAGCTCCACCTGGTATCACGGCAGCCGTCCGGGTAAGCTGAAGGAATTGCTTCGCAAATTCGATCACGGGGCTATCTATCTGCACATTGCGGGGACGTACACTCCGTTTACACTGCTCGTCATGAGGCACGCAGGCGGTTGGGGATGGGGAATTTTCTCTTTTGTCTGGCTGTCGGCTATCGTCGGTTTTATACTGAGTTTCAAGAAACTGAAAGAACACAGTAATCTGGAAACCGCTTGTTATATAGCTATGGGAGCCTGCATCCTCGTGGCTATGAAGCCTTTGATGGATCATTTAGCAGAGATGGGAGCCGGTCCGGCTTTTTGGTGGCTGATAGGCGGAGGAGTTTCGTATATCATCGGGGCAGTGTTCTATTCGCTGCGCAAGCCATATATGCACGCTACGTTCCATCTGTTCTGTTTGGGAGGAAGCATAGGGCATATCATAGCGATCTGGCTGATATTGTAA
- a CDS encoding helix-turn-helix transcriptional regulator, with product MENKELLNKIKVYRAMKNISQEELAVAIGVTRKTINTVETGKFIPSTVLALRIARYFGVPVEEIFVLNDEASY from the coding sequence ATGGAAAATAAAGAACTGCTCAATAAAATAAAGGTCTACAGGGCGATGAAGAATATCAGCCAGGAAGAACTGGCTGTAGCCATTGGAGTAACCCGAAAGACAATCAATACGGTAGAGACCGGAAAGTTTATTCCCTCTACTGTCCTTGCGCTGAGGATAGCACGTTATTTCGGGGTTCCGGTGGAAGAAATTTTTGTGTTGAATGATGAAGCATCGTATTGA